A segment of the Flavobacteriales bacterium genome:
ATTCGTCAGGCGTTCGCACATCGATGATCTGCGCGCCTTCCTTGATCATTTGGCTGAGGTCCACCTTGGGGCCTCCTAGGCCGAACAATGTCTTGAACATGGGAGGGTGTTTCTGTTGGCACAAAGGTCCGGCAACGCACAGGCGAACAGTGTGACTTGCCTCACAGGGGCTCAGAAGACATAGTTGATGATCAGGTCGGCGTGCAGCATGTCCACCTTATGAATCGACTGCCGCTCGGAGAGGCCACCATCCAGCGGCAGTTTGGCCAGCACGAGCAACTGCGCAGCAAGGCCTTTCCATCCACCCTTGAAGCGGTACTGCGCGTTCACATCGAATTGCGTGTAGGATGGCATCGCGTACTTGTTCAACCGCGCATCGGTGAGTTCGGGCATCTGGGACAATCCGCCATCCACCTGGATCCGCCAGCCGTTGTCCGCCTTCCAGATCAGGTTCAGCGAAGCAGCATGTACATCGCCCGCTCCTTCATTCCGTTCGCGCGGCAGGAAGGTGAAGAAGGGGTCACGGCCCCATTCGCGCGGCATCAGGTAGCGGCCATGGGCAGTGATGCGCGTGTAGTTGAGCTGCCATCGGAAGCGGCCTAGGACATGGCGCAATCTGCCGCTGAAGGCCCACGACGATTCGCTGTGCGGCATGTAGAGGAGCGAGTCGTTCGTGTGGCCGTGGACCTTGGCGGCGTCCTGCTTTATCGCCATGCCGGAGATGCTCCACTGGTCGTCCTTGTTGCCCGCATCCACCTGCACCAACGCGCTGTTGAAGACGTTCTCCGTGTACAGGTCCCAAGCGGTAACATTCACCCGCGGTAGGATCTTCTGCGTGATGCTCGCGGCGAAGATCCCCGCGCTCTCCACATGCTCGCCATGCTGTGCGCCTTCGCCGTACACGTTGCGGCCCACCGGGAAAACGGACATGCTCTCGTCCACCGTGTACCATTCGCTGGCGCCACGCGGGGCCACACGGTAGAGCCATCCGCCTTGCAGCACCGTTCCGTGCTTCGTTCGGTGCTGTGCCCAAATGCCTTCGAAGAGGCTGGGGTGCATGCGGCCATCCTGCGGATTGAGGAAAGGCGTGTTCAGTTCTTGCTTTCCGATCACGATCTGCGTGCGCTCATCGTGCGACGCCCAGTCCAGCTGGAATTCGTGCAGGTAGGCCAGGTCATTGGTGCGCCGCGGGTCATTCACGTCGTACAGGCCGATCTCATAGCGATTCGGCACTCCTGTCAACGGATCGCTCGCGGTCAGATCGCTCGAGCGCAGGTCGAAGGTGTATCCGCCGCTCAGTTTGAAGCGCGCGCCGTTCCAACGGAGTGAAGTGAATCCCAGCGTTCCCCCGAAGGCGACGGCGTGATAGTCGCTTGTCGCCCCATCGTTCACCGTCAGCATGTTGTACAGGCGGAATCGGCCTTCGAGTTCGCCGCGCTTCATGATGTCGTACAGGTGGCTCGCGCCGCGGAGGCTGTCGTTGCTAGGGATGTCATGCTCGCTCTGCTGTGCGTGCGAAGCGATGGACGAACTGACCCAAAGGATGAGCAGTGCCCTGTACCGGCCGCTGCGCGACCGGTGCGAACCCGGATGCGCCATGGATCAGAATCCCGCCTTGATGTAGCTCCAGCCATCCTCCTGCCGCTCCACGATGTGGATGATGCCGGCCTTCACGTAACCGGCTTCGGGGAGGACTTTCGCCCGGTCGAGATCACGCTCGCGGATGGTGTTCTCGCACGCGAGGAAAGCGATGCCTTGTGCGGCGAACTGCTTCACCTTGCCTTGAACGATGCTGCGGTCGATCAAGAGCATGTCCAAGCCGGGGCCGTGGCACACCACTTCAAGCTGAAGGGTGGGAGCGGCTTCCTTCATGTTCTTGATCTGCTTCATCAGGTTCTTGTGCACGAGCGTATCGCC
Coding sequences within it:
- a CDS encoding DsrE family protein → MKKLLLLIPLLLATVTVPAQVGIRQHRIVMQLTSGDTLVHKNLMKQIKNMKEAAPTLQLEVVCHGPGLDMLLIDRSIVQGKVKQFAAQGIAFLACENTIRERDLDRAKVLPEAGYVKAGIIHIVERQEDGWSYIKAGF